CGTGCCGCGTCGAACTTCTTCTTCGTGACGTTGACGTTCTCGTTGCCCGGGTCGTCGGGGTCGCTGTTGTTGTACGAGTACGCGTTGGGCTGCTTGATCAGCTCGACGTTGATGTGCAGCATGCCGCCGCGGTACGCACTGTCCAGGCGCGGGATCAAGGTGTCCATCGACTTCAGGAAGCAGGGGAACGTCACCGAGTAGTCGGACACCATCTCGAGCACCGGCCGGCCGTCGCCCGCGAGCTGGACGAGGTCCTCGCCGCTCTCCTTCGTGAACGCGGTCAGCGTGTTCGACAGGTCGGTGCCCTCGTCGAAGAACGCCGCCAGCTGGGCCTTCTTCGCGACGATCGTGTTGCCGGTGACGACCGTGTTGCGCAGCACCCGGCCGAGGTCGGGCATCGCGTCGGCGTAGCCGTCGGCGACGGTGCCGAGCTTGGTGACGTCGGTGACGAGCTGCGGCACCTCGGGGTTGATCTTCTGCAGGTAGCTGTTGAGGGTCACGAGCGTCTCGCCGACCTGGGTGCCGCGGCCCTCCAGGGCGGTCGCCACCGCGCTCAGCGTGTACGACAGGTCGGCCGGGTCGACCGCCTCGAGCAGCGGGTACAGGTCGTTGAGCAGCGTCTCGACCTCGATCGGCACGTTCGCCTTGGTGATCGTGTCGCCGGCCTGCAGCGAGGGGCCGTTCACGGAGGCGTCCTCCGGCGGGATCAGCGCGACGTACTTCTCGCCGAACAGCGTCTTGGGCACGAGCTGGGCGGTCACGCCCTTGGGCACGTCCTTGATCATCTTGGGGTTCATGCCGAGCTCGAGCTCCACGCCGTCGCCGTCGGTCCTGACGCCGCGCACCTCCCCCACGATCATGCCGCGCAGCTTGATGTCCGCGTTCTGGGGCAGGTTGACGCCTGCGGTGTCACTGCGCAGCGTCACGGTGTCGTAGTCGACGAAGGCTTTGGTGAAGAACGCGTACGTGATCCACAGGAAGAACAGCACGAGGGCGAGGAATGCCGCGCCCAGCATCTTCAGCGAGGCGGGACGTTCGAGGACGGGTGTGCGCGCCATGGGTCAGCCTGCCAGTCTCACGGTCACGTTCGTGCCCCAGATCGCCATCGAGGCGAGCAGGTCCACGACGTTGACCGCGACGATCGAGGTACGGATGGCCAGTCCCACGGCCACGCCGACGCCGGCGGGACCACCGCTGGCGTAGTAGCCGTAGTAGCAGTGGATGAGGATCACGACGACCGCGAAGATCAGGACCTTCACGAACGACCAGAGGACGTCCTGGGGTGGCAGGAACGTGTTGAAGTAGTGGTCGTACGTGCCAGAGCTCTGCCCGTTGATCCAGGTCACCGTCAGCCGGGTCGCGAAGTAGGACGCCAGCAGACCGACGATGTACAGCGGCACGACGGCGATGAGGCCCGCGATCACGCGGGTGGTGACCAGGAACGGCAGCGACGGGATCGCCATCGTCTCGAGGGCGTCGACCTCCTCGCTGATCCGCATCGCGCCGAGCTGCGCGGTGAAGCCGCAGCCGACGGTCGCGGCGAGCGCGATGCCCGCGACGATGGGGGCGATCTCCCGGGTGTTGAAGTAGGCGGAGATGAATCCGGTCAGTGCCGCGGTGCCGAGTTGGTCGAGCGCGGCGTAGCCCTGGATGCCGACCGACGTGCCGGTGAAGAAGCACATCGCCCCGATGACGCCGACCGTGCCGCCGATCACCGCGAGCGAGCCCGAGCCGAGGGTGACCTCGGCCAGGAGCCGCACGATCTCCTTGCGGTAGTTCCTCACGGCGCGCGGGATCGAGCGGAAGACGCGCAGGTAGAACAGCATCTGGTGGCCGAGGCTGTCCAGGAAGGCGCCGAACCTGTTCGGCACCTGCGTGATCATCGACAGAGCTGTCTTGTCGGACATCGTCACATCCCCTTCGGCGGGACGAGCTGGATGTAGACCGCGGTGAGGACGAAGTTCACGATGAACAGCAGCGTGAACGTGATGACGACCGCCTCGTTGACCGCGTCGCCGACGCCCTTCGGGCCGCCCTTGGCGTTCATGCCCTTGTAGGAGGCGACGATCGCGGCGAGCAGGCCGAAGACCAGGGCCTTGATCATGCCCTGGTAGAGATCGGGCAGCTGCGCGAGAGCGGAGAAGGAGGACACGTACGCTCCGGGCGTCCCGTCCTGCAGCACGACGTTGAACACGTAGCCGCCGGCCACGCCCACCACGGTCACCAGCCCGTTGAGGAAGACCGCGACCAGCATGCAGGCCAGCACGCGGGGGACGACGAGGCGCTGGATGGGGTCGATGCCCAGCACCATCATCGCGTCGAGCTCCTCGCGGATGCGCCGCGCGCCGAAGTCTGCGGCGATCGCCGATCCGGCCGCACCGGCGATCAGCAGCGCCGTCGCAATGGGGGCCGCCTGCTGGACGACCGCGAGC
Above is a genomic segment from Aeromicrobium chenweiae containing:
- a CDS encoding MlaE family ABC transporter permease, whose protein sequence is MSDKTALSMITQVPNRFGAFLDSLGHQMLFYLRVFRSIPRAVRNYRKEIVRLLAEVTLGSGSLAVIGGTVGVIGAMCFFTGTSVGIQGYAALDQLGTAALTGFISAYFNTREIAPIVAGIALAATVGCGFTAQLGAMRISEEVDALETMAIPSLPFLVTTRVIAGLIAVVPLYIVGLLASYFATRLTVTWINGQSSGTYDHYFNTFLPPQDVLWSFVKVLIFAVVVILIHCYYGYYASGGPAGVGVAVGLAIRTSIVAVNVVDLLASMAIWGTNVTVRLAG
- a CDS encoding MlaE family ABC transporter permease, giving the protein MSVAVLTGPARVAGNLFAFALDVLVALFRRPFQLKEFLVQAWFIVKVTIIPTAFVAIPFGAVIALQTGGLIKQFGAQSFTGSAAVLAVVQQAAPIATALLIAGAAGSAIAADFGARRIREELDAMMVLGIDPIQRLVVPRVLACMLVAVFLNGLVTVVGVAGGYVFNVVLQDGTPGAYVSSFSALAQLPDLYQGMIKALVFGLLAAIVASYKGMNAKGGPKGVGDAVNEAVVITFTLLFIVNFVLTAVYIQLVPPKGM
- a CDS encoding MCE family protein; translation: MARTPVLERPASLKMLGAAFLALVLFFLWITYAFFTKAFVDYDTVTLRSDTAGVNLPQNADIKLRGMIVGEVRGVRTDGDGVELELGMNPKMIKDVPKGVTAQLVPKTLFGEKYVALIPPEDASVNGPSLQAGDTITKANVPIEVETLLNDLYPLLEAVDPADLSYTLSAVATALEGRGTQVGETLVTLNSYLQKINPEVPQLVTDVTKLGTVADGYADAMPDLGRVLRNTVVTGNTIVAKKAQLAAFFDEGTDLSNTLTAFTKESGEDLVQLAGDGRPVLEMVSDYSVTFPCFLKSMDTLIPRLDSAYRGGMLHINVELIKQPNAYSYNNSDPDDPGNENVNVTKKKFDAARQEPGAKSGSEINARNAASPSCIDLNEINKGRAQQEALSSQKNPFKIPAEVYRLVGVKRAHTKFGSVGPDGDFAKNRPAASSLDLQDLVQPSIGATDSADERAQLDLLIASMTGTKAADVPDVGSLLVGPLLRGTEVSAK